A segment of the Vagococcus hydrophili genome:
TATCTTCCGTTAAAACATGAAATCCTTCTTGAGTAATGATATTAGCAATGCCATGATTAACTTCTGGATCAATGTGGTAAGGTCTTCCTGATAGAACAATGCCTTTTTGATTATTTCTTTGCATTTTTTCAAGTAATTTTTCACCGCGACTTTGAATATCTGCTTTAAACTTAGCTAATTCTTCAAACCCATGATTCACAGCGCGTTTCATTTCTTCTTCTAAAAAATTAAAATCTGAAAAAGCTGATTGCATTTGTTTAGTGACTGATTCTGTATCTGCTAAATTTAAATAGGGATTACGATAATCTACCAATCCTTCACGAATCACATCCATATTATTTTTTATCACATCAGAATAACTTTGGACAATCGGACAATTAAAATGATTATCTGACGCTTCATCTTCAATTCGTTCAAAGACAACGCCTGGATAAAAAATCAAAGGCACCTTGTCATGAACAAGTGCTTCAATGTGCCCATGAACTAATTTGGCAGGATAACACACTGTATCACTTGGTATGGTTTCAATCCCCTTTTCATATAGCTCTTTATCTGATTTTGGTGAGAGGACAACTTCAAAACCTAAATCAGTAAAAATGGTGTGCCACAAAGGATAATTTTCATACATGTTTAAAACTCTAGGAATACCGATTTTACCATTTACTGCCTCTTTTTCTTTCAATGAACGATAACGAAATAGTTTGCGATATTTATACTCGACTAAATTTTCACGACGATCCGCTTTTTCAATTTTTTGCTGAGCTCCTCGCTCACAACGATTACCTGTGATAAATTTACGTCCATCAGAAAACAAGGTAACCGTTAATAAACAATTATTCTCGCACAAGTTACAATTAGAAAACTCTTTCTTAGAGTCTAAATTGGTCATTTCATCTAAAGTTAATAAGGTACTACTTGCCTGATTCAAAGCATACTCATCTAAGGCAATTAAAGCCGCCCCATAAGCACCCATTAAACCAGCAATCGTTGGTCTAATGACTTCCTTACCACTAATTAATTCAAAGGCACGAAGAACGGCTTCATTATAAAAAGTCCCTCCTTGACACACAATTTTTTCGCCTAACTCTTCTGAATTTTTCATTTTTATCACTTTATATAACGCATTTTTGATTACCGAATAAGCTAGTCCTGCCGAAATATCTCCTGGCGTGGCTCCTTCTTTTTGGACTTGACGAACTTTTGAATTCATAAAAACCGTACATCTCGAACCTAAATCAACAGGGGTTTTAGACTCTATCGCCGCCTTAGCAAAATCTTCAATCGAATAATTTAAACTTTTGGCAAATGTTTCTAAAAAAGACCCACACCCCGATGAACAAGCTTCGTTTAACTGAATAGACGATAAAGCTCCCTCATTAATCGTCATAGCTTTCATATCTTGACCACCAATATCTAGAATGAAATCCACACCTGGTGAAAAATGGTCGGCAGCCTTATAATGAGCCATTGTTTCCACTTCGCCAATATCAACTTTTAAAGCATGTTTTATCAAATGCTCTCCATATCCTGTGACTGCTGTTTTAGCCACATAACAAGTTTCAGGAAGCACACAATAGATTTCTTTTAAGACGCTAATCGTAGTCTCTAAAGGTTGTCCTTCATTATTACCATAAAATTGATAAAGTAACTCTGAATCAGCACCAATGACAGCAATTTTAGTGGTGGTTGATCCTGCATCGATTCCAATAAAAACAGGACCTTGATACCTTTTTAGATCATACTCTTTAATATCTGCCTCCTGATGTCTTTTTCTAAAAGCTGTTAATTCCTCGTCATTTTTAAATAAAGCAGGTAAGGTATCTTCCATCCCTAAAGCTGTTTTATCTGAAAATTTCAGACGATTAATTACGTCCGAAATTAAAACATCTTCCTCTTTTTTTAAAGAAAGAGCTGCTCCCATTGCCACAAATAATTGAGGATTCTCTGGGAAAATAATCTGTTCTTCACTTAACTCCAAGGTTTCAATAAAACGTTGTCTTAATTCACTCATGAAATAAAGCGGACCACCTAAAAATGCTACATTACCTTTTATTTTACGCCCCGAGGCAAGACCTGCAATCGTTTGATTAACAACTGCTTGATAAACACTTGCTGCAATATCTTCTTTTCTAGCCCCTTCATTAATCAGCGGCTGAATATCCGTTTTAGCAAAGACACCGCAACGAGAGGCAATTGGATAGATGGTTTGGTAATCTTTTGCTAGTTTGTTTAATCCATTGGCATCTGTTTTCAGTAAACTTGCCATTTGATCGATAAACGCCCCTGTTCCCCCTGCACAACTACCATTCATTCGTTGTTCTAGTGACCCTTCAAAGAAGGTTATTTTTGCATCTTCCCCACCAAGTTCAATCGCCACATCGGTTGCTGGAATCACTGTTTCAACTGCTTTTGTTCCTGCAATAACTTCTTGAACGAAAGGAAGTTCTAACATTTCAGAAAGTCCCATACCTCCCGATCCTGTTAACATTACCTTGACTGATTCTTTTATGTTTAATTCTTTTTCAATCGCATATAAAACTTCTAATGTTGCTTGTTTCACGTCCGAAAAATGTCGTTTATATGTTGAATACAAATTATTTTCTTGGCTATCTAGGACAACGCATTTAACCGTTGTTGAGCCAATATCTATTCCGATTCTAAGTTTCATTTAATAATCACCCTTTTTTTACCCAACACTTTGTTGATTATCTTACAAAGTGTTTGATATACTATAATAGTCTATTTTATTACTACTTCAATTAATTTCAATCATCAATTACGCTTCGTTTGTGATTTAAACAACAAATAACATCATTCTGTTGTTTGTAGAAGGAGGTTTTTATGAAAAAAACAGACTTGCGAGTGATTCGAACTAAAAAAATGATTATCGATGCTTTTTTATCCCTGGTAAATCAAAAAGGATATGAAGCCATTACGATTCAAGAAATTGCGGACGATGCCATGATTAATCGGGCCACTTTTTACGCTCATTTTAAAGACAAACCTGATTTGTATGATTTTGTCATGGAGTATGCCATCTCAAACCTAAGTATTGTTTTAGATGCCAACCAGTTAAACCATTCTAAAATTATCCATTTAAATACGATTGAAAAAGCCTTAACTCAAATTTTTACTTTAATTAAAGAAAAACAAAATTTTTTTATTATGCTGACGGAAGGTTCTTCCAGTGAATTATTTAGAAATAAAATTTCTGAAATGTTAGCTACTATGTATGAAGAAACTTTTTCTAAGCTCAAAATTACAGAAAATGATATCGAGGTACCCGTTAGTTTTATCATTGAATATATGACTTCGATTTTTATTGGGACCGTCCATTGGTGGGTCACGACTGATTCAGAATTTGAAGCTGATCATATGGCACGTCTTGTCATTAAATTAGTTGGTAACGGGCATTTAACAGTCCTTGGAATTGATGTTAAGGAGTAATCAAAAAAAGAAGCCAAAGTCACTTTATAATTCATGACTTGGGATTCTTTTTTTATTGACCATAATAAGCTGATTTTCCATGTTTTCTTAAATAATGTTTATCAAGTAAAAAGTTTGGAATATCAACAACTCGTTGATTAATTTTTTCTGTTTCTTTAGCCATTA
Coding sequences within it:
- a CDS encoding TetR/AcrR family transcriptional regulator; translation: MKKTDLRVIRTKKMIIDAFLSLVNQKGYEAITIQEIADDAMINRATFYAHFKDKPDLYDFVMEYAISNLSIVLDANQLNHSKIIHLNTIEKALTQIFTLIKEKQNFFIMLTEGSSSELFRNKISEMLATMYEETFSKLKITENDIEVPVSFIIEYMTSIFIGTVHWWVTTDSEFEADHMARLVIKLVGNGHLTVLGIDVKE
- a CDS encoding 2-hydroxyacyl-CoA dehydratase produces the protein MKLRIGIDIGSTTVKCVVLDSQENNLYSTYKRHFSDVKQATLEVLYAIEKELNIKESVKVMLTGSGGMGLSEMLELPFVQEVIAGTKAVETVIPATDVAIELGGEDAKITFFEGSLEQRMNGSCAGGTGAFIDQMASLLKTDANGLNKLAKDYQTIYPIASRCGVFAKTDIQPLINEGARKEDIAASVYQAVVNQTIAGLASGRKIKGNVAFLGGPLYFMSELRQRFIETLELSEEQIIFPENPQLFVAMGAALSLKKEEDVLISDVINRLKFSDKTALGMEDTLPALFKNDEELTAFRKRHQEADIKEYDLKRYQGPVFIGIDAGSTTTKIAVIGADSELLYQFYGNNEGQPLETTISVLKEIYCVLPETCYVAKTAVTGYGEHLIKHALKVDIGEVETMAHYKAADHFSPGVDFILDIGGQDMKAMTINEGALSSIQLNEACSSGCGSFLETFAKSLNYSIEDFAKAAIESKTPVDLGSRCTVFMNSKVRQVQKEGATPGDISAGLAYSVIKNALYKVIKMKNSEELGEKIVCQGGTFYNEAVLRAFELISGKEVIRPTIAGLMGAYGAALIALDEYALNQASSTLLTLDEMTNLDSKKEFSNCNLCENNCLLTVTLFSDGRKFITGNRCERGAQQKIEKADRRENLVEYKYRKLFRYRSLKEKEAVNGKIGIPRVLNMYENYPLWHTIFTDLGFEVVLSPKSDKELYEKGIETIPSDTVCYPAKLVHGHIEALVHDKVPLIFYPGVVFERIEDEASDNHFNCPIVQSYSDVIKNNMDVIREGLVDYRNPYLNLADTESVTKQMQSAFSDFNFLEEEMKRAVNHGFEELAKFKADIQSRGEKLLEKMQRNNQKGIVLSGRPYHIDPEVNHGIANIITQEGFHVLTEDSISHLGDVKNLRVVNQWVYHSRLYAAAKVVAKMPNLELVQLNSFGCGLDAVTTDQVEEIMAQYGRIYTVLKIDEGSNLGAVRIRLRSLKAAIKEREKSNFVPTKRFEEPEKVSFTKDMRKTHTLLLPMLSPIHQEGLVDTALKASGYNVVCLPSEDKQAIDVGLKYVNNDACYPAIISIGQLIEALQSGKYDVDNTSVMLTQTGGGCRATNYIPLLRKALSDAGFPKVPVVSISMGNQGVESNPGFKMSLPLMKKVAIAFLYGDLFEKVVYRTRPYEVEVGSVNRLHDEWIEKVKHSVENGSFRLFKKYMKQIVHEFDTIPLHDIKKPKVGVVGEILVKYSPTANNDIVSILEAEGAEAVVPGIIGFMNYSLYNGIWKYENLGFNKKSKWLSQFAIKVIESCEKPMNQELKNSERFTGITSIETLAEDASKILSIGNHTGEGWFLTGEMIDLLKSDVPNIVCLQPFGCLPNHVVGKGVMKELRHQYPKANISAIDYDPGVSVVNQLNRIRLLLATAEKNLEETVQI